AATGTCCGGTACGTTCCGCAGGGCAAAGCCGATGGTGGCGCAATCAAAGGTATTGTCGGGGAACGGCAGGTCGATGGCATTACCCTGGACAAATTCGATTATATCCCGGTAAGGAGTCCGGGCTACATTTTTCTTCCCGACCTCCAGCATGTTTTCACAAAAATCTAACCCGACTACTTTTCCCGCCGGGCCGACAACCTTCGCCTGTTCTATAGCCAGTTTACCGGTTCCACAGCATACATCGAGACCTTTCCCTCCGGGGCGCAGCCCGGTCTGCTTTACCGCAAAGTAACGCCAGTAACGGTCCCGGTTAAAACTGAGTAAAGTGTTGAGCAAATCGTACCGGTGAGCGATAGAAGAAAACAGGGCATGAACGTATTCTTCTTTGGACTTGTACTGGTCCGGAATTTTTACCACGATGCTTCCCCCTGTTGTCGTTGCGAGATTTTATACTCATACGGCCAGGATTTTGTGAATTTCCTCTGGCTTAACCTGCAAGAGATTAATCAGTTCCAGAAAATATTCCCGCTCTTTCCGGTCAGGCAATAAAAAAAGAACCTCTTTTGCCCTGGATAAGTGTTTAGTGACCAGTTTCTCTTCCAGGCCCAGCCTTTGAATCCCCCAGGCGACGCCCAGATTGAAGCCCAATTCCCTCAGCCGAGCTTCCTCCTCCTCACCTGCGCCGGCTACCTTGCCGCCTATACTGCAGGCCTGCTCGGCCAACCTGCCCCACTCTCTTTGGACGACTGGAATATAGGCCCGCATGTCTACCTGACCTGTTTTCTCCAGCTGGTACCTGGTGATACCTGCCTCGTGAATATCACAGATAACTTTCGAAAGAGGAGCAAGCATAGCTAAACTGTCATGCCGGCTGAGGTAATGAAAAAACTTGCTGTACAAATAGTCTCCCACCAAAACGGGAAAAGCCGGTTTCTTACCCGCCTGGTTGTGAACCAGGGTGGCCAGGTGAATAAACTGAA
The genomic region above belongs to Calderihabitans maritimus and contains:
- a CDS encoding demethylmenaquinone methyltransferase, with product MVKIPDQYKSKEEYVHALFSSIAHRYDLLNTLLSFNRDRYWRYFAVKQTGLRPGGKGLDVCCGTGKLAIEQAKVVGPAGKVVGLDFCENMLEVGKKNVARTPYRDIIEFVQGNAIDLPFPDNTFDCATIGFALRNVPDIEKTISEMMRVVRPGGKVVSLELAKPSLPVFKQLYYFYFNRLVPFLGRLGVGLEGPYSYLPNSLKSFPHQEEIRQLFAGVGLEDARYYELTGGIVAVHVGTKPEH
- a CDS encoding polyprenyl synthetase family protein → MTDLKFLQVIRTELNMVEQELEKEMSLRTGHINQFVSLDLDTLDKYFCPSLVLLSGRLFGCRSRRLVSLACVVQFIHLATLVHNQAGKKPAFPVLVGDYLYSKFFHYLSRHDSLAMLAPLSKVICDIHEAGITRYQLEKTGQVDMRAYIPVVQREWGRLAEQACSIGGKVAGAGEEEEARLRELGFNLGVAWGIQRLGLEEKLVTKHLSRAKEVLFLLPDRKEREYFLELINLLQVKPEEIHKILAV